The Candidatus Binatia bacterium genomic sequence AGAAACGAAGGGAGAAGGCATCTCGCGCAAAGACGCAAAGTCCGCCAACGCTCCTCAAATCCCCCTGTTTCCCCCTTTGTCAAAGGGGGATGAAAGGGGATTTCTGAATTTCTTTGCGTGCTTGGCGTCTTGGCGCGATAACTTAAACTTCGTGCTCTTCGTGACCTTCGTGGTGAAATGTTTGTTTCTACTTTGGTTGCGGCGTAGCCGCGCTGTGCTATTCGTGGTGATAAACTTTTTGACCACGAAGGAGAAGCACACGAAGGAAGTGACGCCCAGGAATAAAGCGTTCGAAGCACGAAAACTGTTTTTTCAGCGCGTGCTAGAACACTCGGTCCCAAAGACGCCAGATGATATTGGACTGTTGAATATCCTGGTTCGATATCAAATTGAATTTTCCGACCGGCTTGTCGCCGAGCATCAGCGTCAGCTCGCCGAGCTTGTCGCCCTTCTTGAGCGGCGCCCATACGGGACTGCTCAACTGAACGGTCGTCTTGAGCGCCTTCTCGTCCGCCCGCTTGACCAGGATCTGCGCCGGCGCGCCGACGACCGCGAGAAGCGATTTTATCTGGCCGCCTTTGATTCGGACCTCCTGCTTGACCGTCTCGCCGGGCTTCATCACCGTCACCATCTTGTATTCGCCGAAGCCGCTCGTGAGCAGTCGCGCCGCCTCGCGGAAGCGAATCTTGTTGGTGGGCGAGCCGAGCGTCACCGAAATAAGTCGCAGACCGTCGCGCTCGGCGGTCGCCGCGAGATTGAAGCCGGCCTCGTGATAGGAGCCGGTCTTGAGACCGTCCGCGCCGGGAAATTTTCCGATGAGATGGTTGGTGTTTTCCAGCACGAACCTTCCGTCGCGGAAACTCTCCTTCGCCGTCGATGCCCATTTGAGGATTTCGGGATGTTTGACGAGCTCTCGCGCCAGGAGCGCCGTATCGTACGCGCTGGTCACGTCGGATTGCTGGTCTCTTTCAGGCGGGAGGCCGTGCGCGTTGTAATACTTCGTATCCTTGAGACCGAGCTCCTGCGCGCGCTGGTTCATGATCACCACGAACGCGTCGGCGTCGCCCGCGATTTTTTCAGCCACCGCCTCGGACGCGTCGTTGGCGGAATGGATCGCGATCGCCTTCATCATTTCTTCGAGAGTGAACTTTTCCCCCTGCTTCAAATAGACCTGAGAGCCGCCCATCTTGCTGGCGCGGGCCGACACCTCGACGGGATCGGTCAAGGCCAGCGAGCCCTGCTTGACCTTTTCCATGACGATCAGCATCAGCATCATTTTCGTGAGCGAAGCCGGCGGCCAAGGCTTGTGACCGTCCTGCTCGAAAAGAATTTGCCCCGTTTTCGGCTCCATCAGAACCGCCGCGCTGTACGGAGCTTCCTTCTCTTCGACGGTCTTCCGCCCGCGACGGCCCTGCGCGTCCGCGGCCGGAGCAAGACCCTGGAGAAAAAACACGGCCGCCAACAAAACGATGCCCAAACGGATAAATTTATTTCCTGACATTCTCTTGCGCGCCTCCCTTATAGAACGAGTTCTTGCGAGCCGGCTGGAGAACCGGCTTAGGCGCTATTGTACTTTATCTGGCAAAAGCTGACAAGAATTATTCCAGGAGCAGCGCGTCTCAAGTCTCTGGCACGAGCCTGCCGTCTTCGTGGGCGAAGGACCGGCCGCTCTGGTCCATCGGCAGCTCGGCCGCGAGCACGAATCCCTTGCCTAAGATCTCCGGGCCGGGCAGACGCCGGAGCGCCTCCTCCGGCGCACTCTCCGTGGCGATGGGAACGCGCGGCGAAAAGATTACGACGCAAACATTCGACTCCCGCACTTCCTCTGCGACGTAGCGCGTGAACGTGCGTATCGCCTCTTTGGTTACCATGTAAGCGCAGGCGCCGGCAGGCTTGACGCCGCCTCCGCCGTAGAGATTGATGATGTGCCCTGATTTTTTCGCCTCCATGTGAGGGAGAACGTGTTTCGTACAGAGAAAGGTCCCGCCGAGGTTCGTTTGGATGACGCGCTCCCAGAAAGCCTTGTCCATATCGGCGATGCGCGGCCAGCGCGGGATGCCCCAGGCAAAATGCGGCACGATCGCGGCGTTGTTGACGAGAACGTCGATTCGGCCGAAGCGATCGATCGCGCGCTTTACCATGTTCCGCACCTGCTCTTCGTCCCGCACATCGGCTTCGACGCCCAGAGTTTCGGTACCCCGGCTCAGCTCGCTCGCGGTCTTTTCGAGCCGCTTTTTGTCAAAGTCGGCGATCACGACTTTCGCCTTCTCGTCGACAAAGGTTTTCGCCGCATGGCGGCCAATGCCCTGGCCGCCGCCGGTAACGACCACTACTTTTCCTTCAAGCATGGAACACCTCCTAAACTACAAAGATGAAAGCGGAAAGCATGTCCTGAGCGCAGTCGAAGGGATGAAAGCTGAAATCCGCCTGTCCACCCTCCTGGAAAGGCAAAGATGAGACTTAAAAAACTGAAATTTACAGACCGTACAGGCCTTCTCGAAACGGCTTGTTGTGCCGCCTCCAAGTTGTACTTCAAACCGATTGGCCCAAGCAACCATCAATTGCTAATATGACGGCATGGATTGGAAGGAAAACCTTATTACCGGCTCCGAAGAGATTCGGAAGTTGATCTTAGGGACCAAACGCGTCGCAGTCCTCGGCATCAAAACCGAGAAACAGGTTTCGCAGCCGGCGTTCTATGTCCCAGAATATCTTCTCGCCGCCGGATTCGAGGTGATTCCGGTGCCGGTCTATTATCCCGACGTGAGGGAAATTCTCGGCAACAAAGTCTTTCGCCGTCTGATCGATATCCCCGGCGAGATCGACCTCGTCGACGTCTTCCGCCGCTCCCACGACGTTCCCGGTCACCTGGCGGACATACTGGCGAAAAAACCGAAGGCAGTCTGGTTTCAGTCGGGAATAAGAAACGACGAAGCGGCGGAGAAGCTGGCGAAAGCCGGAATTCAGGTGGTGCAGGACAGATGTCTCATGGTCGAACACAGAAAGGCGTGAGGCGTAAGACATGAGGCATGAGGGGGAGAAAAAACTGTTGCCTGTTGCCTCTTGCCTGTTCCTAGCCCATGACCAGGACGACTTTGCCGAAGTGGTCGCGCCCTTCGAGGTAGCGCTGGGCTGCTTTGACTTCCGCCAGCGGGAACGTGCGGTCGATGACGACTTTGAGCTTTTTCTGCCGGGCGAGGTCCAACAATGTATCGAGCTGTTTGAACTGCTCGGGACGGGCGTTCAAATAATTCGTGATCGAGAAACGGGTCGCCTTGCGCCCTTCCTCCAAAGCCGGCGGTTTTTCCGGAATCGGACCGGCGGCGCCGCCGATCGATACGAGTCTCCCGCCGGGCGCCAGCACTGAGAGGCTCTTCGTGTAAACGTCTCCCCCGACCATTTCGAAGACGATATCCACCCCTCGCCCGCTGGTGAGTCGCGAAATTTCCCGGCCGAAATCCTTCGCCGTGTAGTCGATCGCTTCGTCGACGCCCAATTCCCGGAGTCTTCTGCATTTCGCTTCGCTGCCCGCGGTCGTGAATACGCGCGCGGCGCCGAGATGCCGCGCAATTTGCACCGCCAGATGGCCGACGCCGCTGCTTCCGGCCTGAATGAGAACTTGATCGCCGGTGTCTATTTTTCCGTCTTCCTTGAGCGCGAACCAGGCCGTGAGTCCGGCGGTGGGAAGCGAAGCGGCGACAGCGGAATCGACGCCGCCGGGAACGGGACGGACGAGAGACGCTTTCGAGACTCCGTACACGGCGTAGCCGCCCTTGCCGGGATAGGCGACCACGCGCTGCCCAGCCTGGAAATCCGTCACTCCCGCGCCCAAGGCGGCTACGGGCCCCGCGAATTCTCTTCCAGGGACGATGGGGAGATCTTCAGGCGCCACGCGATAGGTCCCGCGGCGGAGTCCTATATCGGCGCGGTTTAGCGAGGCCGCTTCGATCTTGACGAGAACTTCGCCCGCGCCCGGAGCCGGAGTCGGGATTTCTCCCAGTTGGAGAACATCTTCGGAGCCGAATTGATGTATGCGAACCGCCTTCATTTGGAGCAGACCCAGTGTTTTTACCTGCTTCTTTACTATTACATCCGGATCGTCGTTGTAAAGGTAGTGCCGGCGTGTAAAATTGAAAGTATGATAACGGAGAATGATTCCAAGCTGACGCGGCGGGAGTTTCTCGCTGCCGCGGCGGCCGTGCCGCTCGTCATCGCCGAAACGATTGACGATCTAGAGGTCTTCGCCGCCACGCGCGGGCTGGAGCCGACGCCCGCTTG encodes the following:
- a CDS encoding D-alanyl-D-alanine carboxypeptidase family protein, yielding MSGNKFIRLGIVLLAAVFFLQGLAPAADAQGRRGRKTVEEKEAPYSAAVLMEPKTGQILFEQDGHKPWPPASLTKMMLMLIVMEKVKQGSLALTDPVEVSARASKMGGSQVYLKQGEKFTLEEMMKAIAIHSANDASEAVAEKIAGDADAFVVIMNQRAQELGLKDTKYYNAHGLPPERDQQSDVTSAYDTALLARELVKHPEILKWASTAKESFRDGRFVLENTNHLIGKFPGADGLKTGSYHEAGFNLAATAERDGLRLISVTLGSPTNKIRFREAARLLTSGFGEYKMVTVMKPGETVKQEVRIKGGQIKSLLAVVGAPAQILVKRADEKALKTTVQLSSPVWAPLKKGDKLGELTLMLGDKPVGKFNLISNQDIQQSNIIWRLWDRVF
- a CDS encoding SDR family oxidoreductase; the protein is MLEGKVVVVTGGGQGIGRHAAKTFVDEKAKVVIADFDKKRLEKTASELSRGTETLGVEADVRDEEQVRNMVKRAIDRFGRIDVLVNNAAIVPHFAWGIPRWPRIADMDKAFWERVIQTNLGGTFLCTKHVLPHMEAKKSGHIINLYGGGGVKPAGACAYMVTKEAIRTFTRYVAEEVRESNVCVVIFSPRVPIATESAPEEALRRLPGPEILGKGFVLAAELPMDQSGRSFAHEDGRLVPET
- a CDS encoding zinc-binding dehydrogenase, coding for MKAVRIHQFGSEDVLQLGEIPTPAPGAGEVLVKIEAASLNRADIGLRRGTYRVAPEDLPIVPGREFAGPVAALGAGVTDFQAGQRVVAYPGKGGYAVYGVSKASLVRPVPGGVDSAVAASLPTAGLTAWFALKEDGKIDTGDQVLIQAGSSGVGHLAVQIARHLGAARVFTTAGSEAKCRRLRELGVDEAIDYTAKDFGREISRLTSGRGVDIVFEMVGGDVYTKSLSVLAPGGRLVSIGGAAGPIPEKPPALEEGRKATRFSITNYLNARPEQFKQLDTLLDLARQKKLKVVIDRTFPLAEVKAAQRYLEGRDHFGKVVLVMG
- a CDS encoding CoA-binding protein, encoding MDWKENLITGSEEIRKLILGTKRVAVLGIKTEKQVSQPAFYVPEYLLAAGFEVIPVPVYYPDVREILGNKVFRRLIDIPGEIDLVDVFRRSHDVPGHLADILAKKPKAVWFQSGIRNDEAAEKLAKAGIQVVQDRCLMVEHRKA